One genomic segment of Clostridium estertheticum subsp. estertheticum includes these proteins:
- the rbr gene encoding rubrerythrin, producing the protein MKTLKGTETAQNLMKSFAGESQARNRYTFYSSVAKKEGYIQISNIFTETAANEKEHAERFFKFLNKDLCGEVVEINATYPVALGDTKVNLLSGANGENEEWSDLYPAFAKVADEEGFPEIAVIYRKIAEVEKHHEERYRELLSNVENNTVFDKEEVVVWKCGNCGYIFEGKSAPKLCPACAHPQGYFEILSEKF; encoded by the coding sequence ATGAAAACATTAAAAGGAACGGAAACTGCTCAAAATCTTATGAAATCATTTGCGGGTGAATCACAAGCTAGAAATAGATATACTTTTTATTCATCAGTAGCAAAAAAAGAAGGGTACATACAAATATCTAACATATTCACAGAAACGGCAGCAAATGAAAAAGAACATGCTGAAAGATTCTTTAAGTTTTTAAATAAAGATTTATGTGGAGAAGTTGTAGAAATTAATGCAACATATCCTGTAGCGCTTGGAGATACAAAGGTAAATTTATTATCAGGAGCTAATGGAGAAAATGAAGAATGGTCAGATCTTTACCCAGCATTTGCAAAAGTCGCTGATGAAGAAGGTTTTCCAGAAATAGCTGTAATTTATAGAAAAATTGCTGAGGTTGAAAAACATCATGAAGAGAGATATAGAGAATTATTAAGCAATGTAGAAAATAATACAGTATTCGATAAAGAAGAAGTAGTTGTGTGGAAATGTGGCAATTGTGGTTATATTTTCGAGGGAAAAAGCGCTCCTAAATTATGTCCAGCATGTGCACATCCTCAAGGATATTTTGAAATATTATCAGAAAAATTCTAA
- a CDS encoding MalY/PatB family protein, translating to MEIKQFCARYSMDRVGTNSLKWDALDKRYGDKNLIPMWVADMEFRAPEVVVNAMKKRIEHGIFGYSYVPDSYYNSFINWERNQHNYEVDKKWIRFSTGVVVSLYWFVNAFTKFGDSVIILTPVYYPFHDAVKDTGRRLITSELINVNGVYTIDFEDFERNIMENDVKLFIQCSPHNPVGRVWTEKELDKILSICKRYNVLVVSDEIHQDIIIGENVQIPAAIVSGAKYADNIITVTAPSKTFNLAGLLNCNIIISNEKVMARYDAYSKTINKTEVNIMGLTAAEAAYNYGEEWLKSLLGVIKHNYNHVKERLGDKAPKIVVTPLEGTYLIWVDLRGYIEPNETKTFIQEKCRLAVDYGEWFGENCKGFIRLNMATNPKYVEKAVDNIIKNINCL from the coding sequence ATGGAGATCAAGCAATTCTGTGCGCGGTATTCAATGGATAGGGTGGGGACAAATTCATTAAAGTGGGATGCTTTAGATAAGCGTTATGGTGACAAAAATTTAATCCCTATGTGGGTGGCAGATATGGAATTTAGGGCGCCAGAAGTAGTGGTAAATGCAATGAAGAAGAGAATTGAACATGGGATATTTGGGTATTCTTATGTACCTGACTCCTACTATAATTCTTTCATTAATTGGGAAAGGAATCAGCATAATTATGAAGTAGATAAAAAGTGGATACGTTTTTCAACTGGTGTTGTTGTATCTTTATATTGGTTTGTTAATGCATTTACAAAGTTTGGTGACTCTGTAATTATTCTTACTCCTGTGTATTACCCGTTCCACGATGCAGTTAAAGATACCGGAAGAAGATTAATTACATCTGAATTAATAAATGTAAATGGAGTATATACCATTGATTTTGAAGATTTCGAGAGAAATATCATGGAAAATGATGTTAAATTGTTTATCCAGTGCTCTCCACATAATCCAGTTGGTAGGGTTTGGACAGAAAAAGAATTGGATAAAATTTTATCTATATGTAAAAGATATAATGTGCTTGTTGTATCAGATGAAATACATCAAGATATTATAATTGGAGAAAATGTGCAAATACCTGCAGCTATTGTAAGTGGTGCAAAGTATGCAGACAATATAATAACAGTTACAGCACCATCAAAAACTTTTAACTTAGCCGGATTATTAAATTGTAACATAATTATATCTAATGAGAAGGTAATGGCAAGATATGATGCGTATTCGAAAACTATTAATAAAACAGAAGTTAATATTATGGGATTAACTGCAGCGGAGGCTGCTTATAATTATGGGGAAGAATGGTTAAAATCTCTGTTAGGGGTAATAAAACATAACTACAACCATGTTAAAGAAAGACTAGGTGATAAGGCACCCAAAATAGTTGTTACTCCGTTAGAAGGAACTTATCTTATTTGGGTAGATTTAAGGGGATATATAGAGCCTAATGAAACAAAAACATTTATACAGGAAAAATGTAGACTTGCTGTTGATTATGGTGAATGGTTTGGGGAAAATTGCAAGGGATTTATTAGATTAAACATGGCTACTAATCCTAAGTATGTCGAAAAAGCTGTGGATAATATCATAAAGAATATTAATTGTTTGTAA
- a CDS encoding MetQ/NlpA family ABC transporter substrate-binding protein yields MKKILSILLLVVVIFTLGGCGTKKEAVTTDKKIIKVGASPIPHKEILEVVKPILAKEGYTLQIVEFNDFVTPNTALAEKQLDANFFQHVPYLTEFSKSKGLDLAWTVKVHIEPMALYSAKYKKLSDIKNGASIAIPNDPTNGARALRVLEKAGLIKLKTGDLISKIDITENKKKLNIKELEAPQLPRVLKDVDAAVINSNYALTAKLKLTDALAVEAKDSPYANVLAVRKEDKDKPYIKALSKALTSPEVKKFILSKYKGAVIPAF; encoded by the coding sequence ATGAAAAAAATATTAAGCATATTATTATTAGTAGTTGTAATTTTTACATTAGGTGGTTGTGGGACAAAGAAAGAGGCAGTAACAACTGATAAAAAAATTATCAAAGTAGGTGCTTCACCAATTCCTCATAAAGAAATATTAGAAGTTGTAAAACCAATCCTTGCGAAAGAGGGGTATACTCTTCAAATAGTGGAATTTAATGATTTTGTAACACCAAACACGGCACTTGCTGAGAAGCAACTTGATGCAAATTTCTTTCAACACGTACCTTATTTAACAGAATTTAGTAAATCAAAAGGGTTAGATCTGGCTTGGACTGTAAAGGTCCATATTGAACCTATGGCTTTGTATTCTGCTAAATATAAAAAACTTAGTGATATAAAAAATGGAGCAAGTATTGCTATTCCAAATGATCCTACAAATGGCGCAAGAGCACTTAGAGTACTTGAAAAAGCAGGGTTAATAAAATTAAAAACTGGAGACCTTATTTCCAAAATTGATATTACAGAAAATAAAAAGAAATTGAATATAAAAGAATTGGAAGCTCCACAACTTCCAAGAGTTTTAAAAGATGTAGATGCAGCGGTTATAAATTCAAATTATGCATTGACAGCTAAATTAAAATTAACAGATGCACTAGCAGTTGAAGCAAAGGATTCACCTTATGCAAATGTACTTGCTGTTAGAAAAGAAGATAAAGATAAGCCTTATATAAAGGCACTTTCAAAAGCATTAACTTCTCCAGAAGTTAAGAAATTTATTTTAAGTAAATATAAGGGCGCTGTAATTCCAGCATTTTAA
- a CDS encoding methionine ABC transporter permease yields MTFQEILIQILLPALLDTMYMVVISTIFTVILGFITAVGLIITGPKGLRPNSLVYKSLNLVVNILRSFPFIILMISIFPLTKLIVGTTIGTNAAIVPLTLGAAPFAARIIESALLEVDYGIIEAAKSFGAKTHQIIFKVMLKEAMPSIVLGITLTVINIIGYSAMAGTVGGGGLGDVAQKYGYYRFQTDIMIYTVIILIIIVQVIQALGNLLYRKMIK; encoded by the coding sequence ATGACATTTCAAGAAATTTTAATACAAATTTTACTGCCTGCATTATTAGACACAATGTACATGGTAGTAATATCTACGATTTTCACAGTGATTTTAGGATTTATTACAGCGGTTGGGTTAATTATAACTGGGCCTAAAGGGCTAAGGCCAAACAGCTTAGTTTATAAAAGCTTAAATTTAGTAGTTAACATACTTCGTTCTTTCCCGTTTATAATACTCATGATATCTATATTCCCTTTAACAAAGTTAATCGTTGGAACTACAATAGGTACTAATGCAGCTATAGTTCCACTAACTCTTGGAGCAGCTCCTTTTGCTGCAAGAATAATAGAGTCAGCACTACTTGAGGTGGATTATGGAATTATTGAAGCAGCCAAATCCTTTGGTGCAAAAACTCACCAAATTATATTTAAAGTTATGTTAAAAGAAGCAATGCCATCTATAGTTCTTGGAATTACTTTAACTGTTATAAATATTATAGGATATTCTGCTATGGCAGGAACAGTTGGAGGTGGAGGTCTTGGAGATGTAGCACAAAAATATGGGTATTATAGATTTCAGACGGACATAATGATATATACGGTAATAATATTAATTATAATTGTGCAAGTCATACAAGCATTAGGAAATTTATTGTATAGAAAAATGATTAAATAA
- a CDS encoding methionine ABC transporter ATP-binding protein has translation MIKVSGVSKSFSEVKVLSNVSFTVDKGDIYGVIGHSGAGKSTLLRCFNGLETYDTGTINIMGKVVNELSRNELREFRKDVGIIFQSFNLINSKNVFDNIAFPLEVWGNDKSYIKERVDALIDLVGLNDKVKTNVKQLSGGQKQRVGIARALALNPKILLCDEATSALDPKTTKSILQLLRDINNKFNITIVVVTHQMEVVKEICNKFILLEGGKIKSHGFTDELFIKPTKEMKILIGEEELLPSIGYNIKIFFTKEITQSCLITSLARELEIDFSIVWGRLEKFRDSVMGSLIINTNEENKEKILKYLDDRSIEWEINFELEQDELNKEGV, from the coding sequence ATGATTAAAGTTAGTGGTGTAAGCAAAAGTTTTTCAGAGGTAAAAGTGTTAAGTAATGTTTCATTTACAGTAGATAAGGGTGACATTTATGGTGTTATTGGGCATAGTGGCGCGGGAAAGTCTACTTTGCTTAGATGTTTTAATGGGCTTGAGACATATGATACAGGAACTATTAACATAATGGGCAAGGTGGTTAATGAGCTAAGCCGTAACGAGCTTCGTGAGTTTAGAAAAGATGTAGGAATTATATTTCAAAGTTTTAACCTTATTAATAGTAAAAATGTTTTTGACAATATAGCATTTCCACTTGAAGTATGGGGGAATGATAAGAGCTATATTAAGGAAAGAGTAGATGCCTTAATAGATTTAGTAGGTCTTAATGATAAAGTGAAAACAAACGTAAAGCAGTTAAGTGGAGGTCAAAAGCAAAGAGTTGGAATAGCAAGGGCATTAGCGCTGAATCCTAAAATACTACTTTGCGATGAGGCGACTTCTGCATTAGATCCTAAAACTACAAAATCTATATTACAGCTTTTAAGAGATATAAATAATAAATTTAATATAACAATCGTCGTAGTTACCCATCAGATGGAAGTGGTAAAAGAAATTTGTAATAAATTCATTCTTCTAGAAGGTGGTAAAATTAAAAGTCACGGATTTACGGATGAATTATTTATTAAACCAACAAAAGAGATGAAAATACTTATTGGTGAGGAAGAATTATTACCAAGTATTGGTTACAACATTAAAATATTTTTCACAAAGGAAATTACCCAAAGTTGCTTAATAACATCACTAGCAAGAGAACTTGAAATTGATTTTTCAATAGTATGGGGAAGGCTTGAAAAATTTCGGGATAGTGTAATGGGTAGCCTTATTATAAATACGAATGAGGAAAATAAAGAAAAAATATTAAAATATTTAGATGACAGATCTATAGAGTGGGAAATTAATTTTGAATTAGAACAAGATGAATTAAATAAGGAGGGAGTATAA
- a CDS encoding YnfA family protein, translating into MGIIKSVFYFIIAGIFEIGGGYFVWIWLREGKSIWYGICGAIALIVYGVIPTLQPPSANFGRVYATYGGIFIVLSILWGWKIDNIIPDKFDLIGGTIAVIGAVIIMYAPRG; encoded by the coding sequence ATGGGAATAATTAAGTCAGTATTTTATTTTATTATAGCCGGGATATTTGAAATAGGCGGGGGTTACTTTGTATGGATATGGTTGCGGGAGGGTAAAAGCATTTGGTACGGAATTTGTGGAGCTATAGCACTTATTGTATATGGTGTAATTCCGACGTTGCAACCTCCAAGTGCTAATTTTGGTAGAGTCTATGCCACATATGGTGGTATCTTTATTGTATTATCAATATTATGGGGATGGAAGATAGATAATATAATTCCTGATAAATTTGATTTGATAGGTGGCACTATAGCAGTAATTGGAGCTGTTATTATTATGTATGCTCCAAGAGGGTAG
- the rd gene encoding rubredoxin — MDKYVCLVCGYEYDPEVGDPDGGIAPGTKFADIPEDWVCPLCGVSKSDFEKVE; from the coding sequence ATGGATAAGTATGTTTGTTTGGTATGTGGGTATGAATATGATCCAGAGGTAGGAGATCCAGACGGCGGAATAGCACCAGGTACTAAGTTTGCAGATATTCCAGAAGATTGGGTTTGTCCACTATGTGGAGTTTCAAAATCAGATTTTGAAAAAGTAGAATAA
- a CDS encoding transglycosylase domain-containing protein has translation MNDNAKIIEPTKVKKKLWKKVVKCLLIFFVVIFLSVSAASGYIYIKYNAKIKSTIAAGNTIAKNINDTAFNTRKPTQVYDNKGVLLKEFKTNSYYYTKDADLNPYISQAVTSIEDERFYEHNGIDYKGIRRSIWVYIKSKGSVLQGGSTITQQLARNVFLTFDVTIWRKLEESVISLDLEKKYSKAQILEYYVNNINYGNGCYSIESAAQFYFQKSNRALDVSQIALLASIPNNPSYYNPIKHMDNALNRRNLVLDKMLSLGKISQIEFDTAKAEVIKLNVKPYTKTAPIDYSVEYAVHNATLKLMEQDGFVPKYSFSSDKDSETYFAKYKTEYADKEKTLLSGGYRIDTSIDTAKQEKLQSVVDNKLANYSQTSNTSGLYKKQGASVTIDNNTGEVVAIVGGRSQYGNTFNRASLGVRQPGSSIKPLIAYTPAFERGYIPASAYVDAPIDKVNNDDHIFRGSVSLKYALDISINTIPVRLVKDNGVKKSLKYLQNMSFKYITPEEYPVVGIGGFTKGVTPVEMASGYSTLSRNGKFIEPTNVSKITNTVINQVLFENKYNQTKVYDSGASYLMTDTLKSVLTESYSTGNRLSLNDYPYAAGKTGTTDESKDCWFIGYTPYYTTSVWVGDDTPTAQDMFGAREPGQIWKEYMEYLHQGLVQKDFTRPNTVIDKNGVLMDTLYIALNPNGSNLKSDDNYQSSNTSKNKLNYDQKTTNKKSNLETPAKEKTPTKTDGTGTGTNTGTGNGTGTSTGTGTGTGTGTGTGTGTGTGTGTGTGTGTGTATGTNTNNSNGTNVNTPKSNNTPKTNTNTHN, from the coding sequence ATGAATGATAATGCAAAAATCATAGAACCAACAAAAGTCAAAAAGAAACTTTGGAAAAAGGTTGTTAAATGTTTATTGATATTTTTTGTTGTAATTTTCTTATCAGTTTCAGCAGCTTCAGGATATATTTATATTAAATATAATGCTAAAATAAAATCAACAATTGCAGCCGGTAACACCATAGCCAAAAATATAAATGACACTGCTTTTAATACCAGAAAGCCAACTCAAGTTTACGATAATAAAGGCGTATTATTAAAAGAATTTAAGACCAACTCATATTATTATACAAAAGATGCTGACTTGAATCCATATATAAGCCAAGCAGTCACTTCAATTGAAGATGAGAGGTTTTATGAACATAATGGTATAGACTATAAAGGTATACGAAGATCCATTTGGGTATATATAAAATCCAAAGGATCTGTGCTTCAAGGTGGTTCTACAATAACACAACAATTAGCAAGAAATGTATTTCTTACATTTGACGTAACTATATGGAGAAAATTAGAAGAGTCTGTTATATCACTAGATTTAGAAAAAAAATATTCCAAAGCACAAATATTAGAATATTATGTAAATAACATAAACTACGGTAATGGCTGTTATAGCATTGAAAGTGCTGCGCAATTTTACTTTCAAAAGAGTAACAGAGCCTTAGATGTTTCACAAATAGCTCTACTTGCGTCGATTCCTAACAATCCATCTTACTATAACCCTATTAAGCACATGGATAATGCACTAAATAGAAGAAATTTAGTTTTAGATAAGATGTTAAGTTTAGGGAAGATATCACAAATAGAATTTGATACCGCAAAAGCAGAAGTTATTAAATTAAATGTAAAGCCTTATACAAAAACAGCACCTATAGACTACAGTGTTGAATATGCCGTTCATAATGCGACACTGAAATTAATGGAGCAAGATGGTTTTGTTCCAAAATATTCTTTTAGTAGTGATAAAGATAGTGAAACTTATTTTGCTAAGTATAAAACTGAATATGCGGACAAGGAAAAAACTCTTCTTAGTGGGGGATATAGAATAGACACATCTATTGATACTGCAAAGCAAGAAAAATTACAAAGTGTAGTAGATAATAAACTAGCTAACTATTCACAAACATCTAACACCTCTGGTTTATATAAAAAACAAGGTGCAAGCGTCACAATAGATAATAACACAGGAGAAGTTGTAGCTATAGTTGGAGGCAGAAGTCAATATGGCAACACCTTTAACAGGGCCTCTTTAGGGGTAAGACAGCCCGGTTCCTCTATAAAGCCATTAATAGCATATACTCCTGCATTTGAAAGAGGATATATTCCAGCAAGTGCATATGTAGATGCACCAATAGATAAAGTAAATAATGATGACCATATATTCCGTGGTTCTGTATCTTTGAAATATGCACTTGATATATCTATAAACACCATTCCAGTTAGATTAGTAAAAGACAATGGTGTAAAGAAATCGCTGAAATATTTGCAAAATATGAGTTTCAAATATATAACCCCTGAGGAATACCCCGTAGTTGGAATTGGTGGTTTTACAAAGGGTGTCACCCCTGTTGAAATGGCTTCAGGTTATTCAACCCTTTCGAGAAACGGTAAATTTATAGAACCAACAAACGTAAGTAAAATAACTAATACAGTAATTAATCAAGTATTGTTTGAAAACAAATATAATCAAACTAAGGTTTATGATAGTGGTGCTTCTTACCTTATGACTGATACTTTAAAGAGTGTATTAACAGAAAGTTATTCAACAGGAAATCGTTTATCCCTTAATGACTATCCTTATGCTGCAGGCAAAACAGGAACTACTGACGAATCAAAAGATTGTTGGTTTATAGGGTATACTCCCTACTATACAACCTCTGTATGGGTAGGAGATGATACACCAACTGCTCAGGACATGTTTGGAGCTAGGGAACCTGGTCAAATATGGAAAGAGTATATGGAATATCTACATCAAGGTTTAGTTCAAAAGGACTTCACCCGACCTAATACGGTAATTGATAAAAACGGAGTATTAATGGATACGTTATACATCGCTCTAAACCCAAATGGTAGCAACTTAAAAAGCGACGATAACTATCAATCAAGTAATACAAGTAAAAACAAGCTAAATTATGATCAAAAAACTACCAATAAAAAATCTAATTTAGAAACACCTGCAAAAGAAAAGACACCTACGAAAACTGATGGTACTGGCACTGGGACTAATACCGGAACTGGCAATGGAACTGGAACCAGTACTGGGACTGGAACCGGAACCGGAACTGGGACCGGCACTGGAACTGGTACTGGTACTGGTACTGGTACTGGAACTGGAACCGGCACTGGCACCGCTACTGGAACAAATACTAATAACAGCAATGGCACTAACGTAAATACGCCTAAATCAAATAACACTCCTAAAACTAATACTAATACTCATAACTAG
- the cbiM gene encoding cobalt transporter CbiM, with amino-acid sequence MHIPDGYLSPQTCVVLGTLAIPIIGIAAIKLKKTLKDKQVPLLAIGAAFSFTIMMYNVPIPDGTTAHAVGASLLAIILGPWAAVVGVSIALIIQAFFFGDGGILTLGANIFNMAFVMPFVSYYVYKLISGNSEISSKRRFIGSIIAGYVAINIGALCTGIELGLQPLLFHKLDGTPLYAPYTLMQTLPAMMFAHLVIAGPVEGIVTGLVVKYMQKSNTDMLMIYPPEKSLPGKFQMIGSLKKYWYVLITLIIFAPLGLLAKGTAFGEWSGDDLKSKLGFIPEGMAKLSDKWNVMLPDYSVPGFGDNFFKSSLGYIFCAIVALIIILAITGVISFLQKRKNATNNVN; translated from the coding sequence ATGCATATACCTGATGGATATTTAAGTCCTCAAACATGCGTCGTACTTGGAACGCTAGCGATTCCAATAATAGGAATAGCAGCAATAAAGTTAAAGAAGACATTAAAGGACAAACAAGTTCCACTACTTGCAATTGGAGCAGCTTTTTCGTTTACTATTATGATGTACAATGTACCGATACCTGATGGTACTACTGCTCATGCAGTTGGAGCTTCACTACTTGCAATAATTTTAGGCCCTTGGGCTGCAGTAGTTGGAGTGAGTATTGCACTTATAATCCAAGCGTTTTTCTTTGGAGATGGTGGAATCCTTACACTGGGGGCTAACATTTTCAACATGGCATTTGTGATGCCTTTTGTAAGCTATTATGTATACAAGTTAATATCAGGTAATTCTGAAATTTCATCAAAACGTAGATTTATTGGTTCGATTATAGCGGGATATGTAGCGATTAATATTGGTGCTTTGTGTACTGGAATCGAACTTGGGCTTCAACCATTATTATTTCATAAACTTGATGGTACTCCATTATATGCACCATATACATTGATGCAAACATTGCCTGCTATGATGTTCGCACATCTTGTAATAGCAGGACCTGTTGAGGGAATAGTAACAGGACTAGTAGTAAAATATATGCAAAAATCGAATACTGACATGCTTATGATTTATCCGCCTGAAAAATCTTTACCTGGAAAATTTCAGATGATAGGTAGTTTAAAGAAGTATTGGTATGTTTTAATAACTTTAATTATTTTTGCGCCGCTTGGATTATTAGCTAAAGGGACTGCTTTTGGTGAATGGTCTGGTGATGATTTAAAATCAAAGCTTGGATTTATCCCAGAGGGAATGGCGAAACTTTCAGATAAATGGAATGTTATGCTGCCAGATTATTCTGTACCAGGATTTGGTGATAATTTCTTTAAATCATCTTTAGGGTATATATTTTGTGCAATTGTTGCTTTAATAATAATATTAGCTATAACTGGAGTTATAAGTTTTTTGCAGAAAAGAAAAAATGCAACTAATAATGTTAATTAA
- a CDS encoding energy-coupling factor ABC transporter ATP-binding protein, with protein MDREKVMELRDVSFEYLPSEIVLKEINLDVYSGEKVVILGANGSGKSSLLKILNGLIFPSKGEYNAFGQVVTEETLNDEQFAQAFRQRIGFIFQNSDAQLFSTNVWEEIAFGPLQMKLSFKEVEDRVNGVIRMLELESLKDRPPYRLSGGEKKKVAIASVLSINPKVLILDEPTNGLDPRSQRWLINLLVKLNSAGKTLITCTHNLDIVEEIADRVIVFNEDHKIVASGSPKDILSNKELLLSVNLIDEHYHRHVHSIDKSMQHDHYHCHE; from the coding sequence TTGGATAGGGAAAAAGTAATGGAGCTTCGCGATGTTTCATTTGAATATTTGCCTAGTGAAATAGTACTTAAAGAGATAAATTTAGATGTTTATAGTGGTGAAAAGGTAGTTATTTTAGGGGCTAATGGGTCAGGTAAATCTTCACTTTTAAAGATCCTTAATGGCTTGATATTCCCAAGTAAAGGTGAGTATAACGCTTTTGGTCAAGTTGTTACGGAAGAAACATTAAATGATGAGCAATTTGCGCAGGCTTTTCGCCAAAGAATTGGGTTTATATTTCAAAATTCTGATGCTCAATTGTTTTCTACAAATGTATGGGAAGAAATAGCTTTTGGACCACTACAGATGAAGCTTAGCTTTAAGGAAGTAGAGGATAGGGTTAATGGAGTTATTCGAATGCTTGAACTAGAATCATTGAAAGATAGGCCGCCTTATAGATTAAGTGGTGGTGAGAAAAAGAAAGTAGCTATTGCATCTGTATTATCAATAAATCCAAAAGTTTTGATATTGGATGAACCTACGAATGGCTTGGATCCAAGAAGTCAAAGATGGCTAATTAATCTATTAGTAAAACTTAATAGTGCAGGCAAAACTTTAATTACATGTACTCATAATTTAGACATTGTAGAAGAAATAGCTGATAGGGTAATAGTTTTTAATGAAGATCATAAGATAGTTGCTAGTGGTTCACCTAAGGATATATTATCAAATAAAGAATTATTACTTTCTGTAAATCTTATAGATGAGCATTATCACAGACATGTTCACTCAATTGATAAAAGCATGCAACATGATCATTATCATTGTCATGAATAG
- the cbiQ gene encoding cobalt ECF transporter T component CbiQ, translated as MDSKNQVPDWLLNSGELGMCPCGCIGKRKKGSFLEKTINSIAKLLKEVIFFEDIAFQKGFLQKLDPRIKVISLIILILTSTLIHNVLILTILYLISCILAKMSYVSLKLYFKRIWLITPLFTGIAVLPSIFNFVRPGTTLVTLINFGHKVHLGPLIFPDVLTITSQGVAGAVLLIVRVGVTVSLAFLFTTTTRWANLLKALRVLLLPKIFITTLEMCYRYIFILLNITTDMFIARKSRTFSKASSREGRHFVSNAIGSLFGKSYALSEEVYGAMLSRGYKGEPVIMNRFRFTLLDFQWLLGVIICVLAAFGGEIILG; from the coding sequence ATGGATTCGAAAAATCAAGTGCCGGATTGGTTGTTAAATAGTGGAGAACTAGGAATGTGTCCATGTGGGTGTATTGGTAAAAGGAAGAAAGGCAGTTTTTTAGAAAAGACTATTAATAGTATTGCTAAGCTTTTAAAGGAAGTTATTTTTTTTGAGGATATAGCGTTTCAAAAGGGTTTTCTACAAAAGTTAGATCCAAGAATAAAGGTAATATCTTTAATTATATTAATATTAACATCTACTTTGATTCATAATGTACTTATATTAACTATTCTTTATTTAATATCATGTATTTTAGCTAAGATGTCATATGTATCATTAAAATTATATTTTAAACGTATATGGTTAATTACGCCACTTTTTACGGGAATTGCTGTACTACCATCGATTTTCAATTTTGTAAGACCTGGAACTACATTAGTTACTCTTATAAACTTTGGTCATAAGGTGCATTTGGGCCCACTAATATTTCCGGATGTTCTTACGATTACATCGCAGGGGGTAGCAGGAGCTGTTTTGTTAATAGTTAGAGTTGGCGTTACGGTATCTTTAGCTTTTCTATTTACAACTACTACTAGGTGGGCTAATTTGTTAAAGGCATTACGGGTTTTGCTTTTACCAAAAATATTTATTACAACTCTGGAAATGTGTTATCGTTATATCTTTATATTATTAAATATAACAACAGATATGTTCATTGCGAGAAAGAGCAGAACCTTTAGTAAAGCTTCCTCAAGAGAGGGCCGTCATTTTGTCTCTAATGCCATTGGAAGTCTCTTTGGTAAAAGTTATGCTTTAAGTGAAGAAGTTTATGGAGCTATGCTATCAAGGGGGTATAAAGGTGAGCCTGTTATTATGAACAGGTTTCGCTTTACTTTACTTGATTTCCAATGGCTATTAGGTGTTATAATTTGTGTTTTAGCAGCTTTTGGAGGTGAAATTATTCTTGGATAG
- a CDS encoding molybdenum cofactor guanylyltransferase, protein MINKTLAILAGGQSSRMNYNNKALLKYKEKTFIEQIIRAGSGYKEIIIIANNEDIYKEFNLRVVGDIYNGHGPLGGIHAALTNSSTEYCLCIACDMPLISEEILDILGSFEDDYEVLVPKVNNRLQPLCAIYKKTIINDIEKSLKVNDNQIQKLILSLECKAVEGLPYREFYNINTLEDYNNLR, encoded by the coding sequence ATGATAAATAAAACATTAGCAATATTAGCTGGCGGGCAAAGTAGTAGGATGAATTATAATAATAAAGCTTTACTTAAATATAAAGAAAAAACCTTTATAGAACAAATAATACGAGCAGGTAGTGGCTATAAAGAAATAATAATAATTGCAAATAACGAAGACATATATAAAGAATTTAATCTTAGAGTTGTAGGAGATATTTATAATGGACATGGACCGCTTGGTGGTATTCACGCAGCATTAACTAATTCATCTACAGAATATTGCCTATGTATAGCCTGTGATATGCCTCTTATTAGTGAAGAAATATTAGATATATTAGGTAGTTTTGAGGATGATTATGAAGTGTTAGTGCCGAAAGTTAATAATAGGTTGCAACCGCTTTGTGCGATATATAAAAAAACTATTATAAATGACATTGAAAAAAGTCTTAAAGTAAATGATAATCAGATTCAAAAACTTATATTAAGTTTAGAATGTAAAGCAGTTGAAGGATTACCATATAGAGAGTTTTATAATATTAATACACTAGAAGATTATAATAATTTGAGGTGA